TAAAAcctgtgaaaacagaaaagcaaaaagaatgGATAGACAGTATTGCCTCTTCTGAGCTTCCACTAAAAAAAGgccaattaaaaatatgttaacCTATCTGGAAGGGCACAGAACAACCAGCTTTAGCTACTCTGAGGTTTGTCTGCTGACAGAGGATGATTTGTTTTTATCAGTCACCAAATCCCTCTGAGTTGAAGCATTACTTTTGAGTAACGCTTTTGTGAACTCTTAGCCAGGGATATGCAAAGTTACAAGGTCAAATAATTATCTGCCCAGTTACAGAATCAATACAAACTGGTCTCTTCTTGCTTTGAGATGATGCTGAAAACATATCCTGCTTTATTTAGATAGAACTGGCTGTGTTGAGGCATATTTCAAAATTGAGAAAAGCCTACTACTTCTACAGTACCTTGGGCTGTGCTTCTTCTGACAGCACTTGCAGCATGACTATGCTGCAGTTTTGGAGGTTTCTGAAGGACTGCAATTTTCATCTCTGCTCCGTAACTCTCGCTGAAATAGATCGACTCTTGAGAGGTTTGTACTCCTGGTGTGCAGGGTAAGGTGTGGAGAGTTGGAGAGGCAAATTCtcctggcagctcagctctgggagctgtggtCCTGAGGCAGTACCTCTGTGCCTGTGAGTTCTCAGTGGATCAGTTTACACTTCTCTGGGCACTTCTGGTCCTTAGGcgagaaaatacaaaattaaaatccaaCATAAAAAATTGCACTGAAGATCCATCTGTTCAAAATATGTATTCACCCCTGGTCTTGCCATTACTAtttaagagagagagagaatattAAGAGAGAAGTTggagaaacaatttttttttttcagtgttcttAACTTTGGTTTGCATGTAGTATTTTTTTGTCCTCCATAGAGCCAGTTAATCAGGCAAATCCCTTTAGACCTGCACTGTCTTTAGTATGTGAAGGGTTTAACTCCAACTTTGAATCCCCTTTTATTTCTGTACATGCTGAGTGGATGCATTTCTAGAAAGAGAATTGGCCAAGATGCAGCTACAGGTGGACAGTTCTCCCTTGAAATTTGTTTGGAAGTGCTGCATTATCTGGTGTGAGTCTTCTGGGAGTGTTGTTACACTGTGATGGGTGCAGATGGAGGGGATAAGAAGGGCTGACAAATCAATAAGCATATAAGCATTTGAATGTACATGAGAACAGtagaaatttgtttttctaaaaattttCCAGGTGATCAATCACCTAAGGACATACATGATCCAAGTGATATATTACTGTTCAGAACATTTGTATGCTACCTTGTTCACCTGGCATTTCATATCTATCATGAAAAGTGCAAGTAAGTTCCATCTTTTAGtgaaatttatttcagtgtaaTCAGTTGGAATCTTCCCAGACAAGAGTGTTTTTGTTTCAACTGTAGAGATGAAGTTCCTCATCTGCAGAAGTGTTTCTTAGAAATGATGTCCAGGAATGTTCTGCCCTCTGCCTGTTGTGTCCAAGGTAAGCAATGCTATTTCTTCTCTGCAGAATTCATTAATTAGTATCACATGCATTGCAGTTTTATtcttaatgttattttttcccaattcaTTTTGAAAGGTATCTTATATTCTGGTGGAGAATTCTCATCTTTTGCCATGAACTACCTTGAGAAATGCTGGGAAATATATGAAGATTTTTGTAGACCATGTCCCAGACCTCCATTTGACtccacagtgaagctgaggcaATTCCTCTGGATGCTGGATGTAATAatctaattttgttttgttttgtgtgattAGATGTGCTTTCTTTGTTCAGTTTATATGAGCCTTTTGAAATAGTCCCTGTGGCTTCTGCTCAGTTGAAAAGGTGGGAGTGAGGTTATTTGTGCCAACTGTCCAAGGAGCAGTAAAGGAATAGTTGTTCTACTGTGATTTATGCAATTTTTTAagatttgaatttaattttttactctTATCAAATCCTAGACAAATGTGTTTAAgggaatataaatattttttctgatcCCCACTGTGtctccctctgccccctctATAAAATGTATATATGAACATGTCCTATTGTTAGAACTCAAAGACTGACAGTTACTGAACTAACACCATAAACCATTTCAATAATGGATTTACTACAAAAAGAGCATGAGATTTTTTACTAAAATTCAGTAATTTGGGGACAGATCAAGATTACTATGAAGGTAGAGAACAATTCCCCCTGACATGCCTAGGGTTTGGGTGCTTCACTTTATAAATCTGAGCATTTTCATGAAGAAAAGATTGGAGGCCAAACtgtaattttttgtatttttgtgtatGAACTTTCTCAGGTTCTTTTGTAACACTGCTTTTGCTGTCTAGGGAAAATTCCCATTGGCTTCAAAGACTAGAATTTCTGCTGTTAATTACAAAAGTGGAAGTATCATTTGAAATCTAGAAATTTTGGCAAAGGCTTGAAAGGGAGGCAGATTAGGGCCATGTGGGGCATGCTTTAAGTGCTGTTAACATGTGATATTTATCCTTACCCAGGATTTTAAACTTCTCAGTGAACAATTAACTGCTCCAAGAGTTCTGGAAATATTTGTCAAAGTTGGTGCCTCTGTACCTGGTATCTATGGTGTCAacctggagctggaggtgtgtatggaaaataaaacacagttcATTGCTACAGGAAcaattaaaattgcttttaagaACTGCTGTGAATGCTGTCCtacctgctggagcaggaggaaaatgaattattttattaaaaaaaacagagtaAAACTTGAGCCCCTATTTGTCGCCCTTTGTTCCGACTCTATCTTTTAGTTTAGTTCATGTACTTCTATGTTTTTCTTAAGTACCTCATCTTAGCACAGTCTCAGCATACTTGACCATTCAGAAAGGTCCTTAGGAGTGCCATAATCCATGCAGGGAAATCCCCTTTCCAGTGGAGGGCTGGTAGTGACAgtcctgtccctggggagctgcctgACAATGTGGATTAATCACTGCACTGAGGCTGCTAAGGTGGATCAGTAATTAAGATGTGAACCCACTGATCTTGAAAAGCTGGTGATGCAAGAAACCTGATTGGTGACAAGTGAGATGCTGCCACCTCAGTGACTCTTGTGCTGCCTGAGAACTGGCCTAGTACAGAGGGTTTTCACCCTTCAAGAATTAACTCTTACGTAGCAACAGTCTCTTCTAAATGACATAACTGAATTTGTGTTAAACAGGACCTGATAAACTGAACACACAGTGGAAGTCTTACTAAGGAATCCATTATAAACACACTCAAGGTTTCTAGCAGCATCCCATGCAATTAAAATATGATGTTTTAGGTAACAGCTGTAGTTGTGAGTTACTTGTTAGAGAAATATCTTATAGCTCCAGATACAGCAAAAATCAGTGCAGTGCTTCAGCTCAATATGACTTGTATAAAGTGTAACACATCATATCCTCTCCTGATTTTTTGAGCTTTGTctcttttcagtttttcttcagaaaaagggATGTTGGACTAGATAAATGAACCAGGGGGACTTCACTACCACTTCTGAGTTCTTTGCTTGCTCAGGTACATAGGCCTGTTAATGAAGAGattttgtaaaaattaaatcatttaCCACTGCCTTTGTTTTACTCTAGAtgatttttctggaattttttgaATCTCTTCTTGAATGTGCATTGGTGTATGTTACTGAGGATATGATCCTGAAGAAAGAAGCTCAAGATAATAAGAAAAGAAGTAGCTTTGAAATCAAGGAGCTCTCCAAGGCCACCTCAGCCATGTCTCTCACAGAACATTCTCCATCCCAGGTAAAGCTGATGCAGACCTGTTCAATGTTGTTATGTGTCCACTGAGAGAGTGAAGTCAGGCCCTGAAAATGTTCTGTTTCCTGACCATGGAAACCAATTTCCCCTTTTTGCATAAACAAATACTTGATTGGgtccttctgctttttctgtttcttggtACCTTCAATTTTAACATCAGTGTAGACAATTTTACCATATTTGCTCATTTTCCTAGATAACTGTAAACACACATAGAGTACTTCTGAAGGGGAACTGACAGATTGGTTGGCTGGTGAAAGATATGTCTCTTCTGCATTAAGCTGAATGTCTAAAATTGGCCtgtaaaaatggcatttttatgGCAGCTGCTGTATGTAGCAAGCCTTGCTGTTTGCCCACAGTTGAGCtgtcctctttttctctttgctaaACTTCAGAATAAGGATTTTGTAGGTTGTGAGATGCTGCCTGTGACACTGGTGCAATTTGTATATACAGAGTAGTTGAAGGCATGAATTAGAATTATTATTTGGAATTATGCACAAgatgaaagtatttttattaattcaaGGAGTATTCACAAGCATAATTTCACAGCCTCTGTGAGCCAGTAGAGCCACTGTACACCACCACTTCCCATTCTTTAACCAGTTGTACCCACCCCATGCACCCATTCCCTTGCAGCATCACTGCAAGCAGTGACACAGTTGCACAGTGAAGTGGTCCagttaaaatagtaaaaaaaaaagaaaaagaaaaagaaaataaaaatcttattttaaatgttctgaGGCTAAAATTTTTCTTGTGTTACATTTCATTAGTGCAGCAGAAGTATAATTGGTACAGACATAACTGATGACATTTCTgaggcagctgagctctgcactcAGGAGCAGATGAACAAGAGATGAACAGCATGTAGAGCAACATGTAAGAACAGAGGAACAGGTCAAAGAACAGGagctttcattttctgtagTGCTGTCTTTCCCTAGCTCTGAAATATGATAAtcctgctggcctggctggtATGGAAGGTAAAGGTTACCTGGAAATACTTGAAAAGGTGCAACACTCCTGCAATAGAAATATCTTGAGATAAGCCTGATTGCAGGATGCATTTGGCTGGCAGAATGCTTTGGAGATGGGAACTTGCATGACTCAAAGGAACTTGGGATTTCACTTTGGGATTTGAACACAGGCCCAGACATTCAGTAACTGAATATAAAACTTCTTGCCAGCCACCGAGACCTGGTGAAGACACAGAGCTTGCTCCTCAACCTTCTCTACTGGGTGAGTACTGTATAAAGTGACTATAAAACTATCAAGTGGCTTGAGGAGATTcacttttcctgcagctttcaAAACAATTAAACAGGAGCTGATCATGGAAACAGGTGATGTATTGCAGTCACAGAGGGCAGCTCCATTCAATTTGGCAATTATGACAAAGTTTATGTTTAGCTTTCCATGTCTGCTGTACACAGATGGCTGGGCAAGTTGGAATCTCTAAATTTTCTATGCTTTTTAATTAGAAGCTATcactttttccttaaaaatattttaaaatcttaatttaTCCTGTTCTGTCCCACTCATGTGGGCATGGAAACGGGAGCTTGAACTCTGCATTGTGCCTTCATTAGAAACAAACCTTTCATCATTTCAGAAGTATTTTAACCACAGGTCTGACTTTCAGGGCAGATGACAACTTatgtttttgtatttgtttgtgCTGAAGATCAAACTTGGAATTTCATGCTCAGGATTAAAGGAtgagtaattttaattttctttctttgcgaTATCAGAAACTCTTCTGTCATTTCCCATAACTCCTGGAGAAAGCAAAGATGATGTGTCATTGCCCAACAAGGATGTAAAAGAAGAACAAGATTCCTGTCCAGAAAAGGAATTGATAGGTAAAACAATCCTACTGTTTTAGGacttaacacacacacacaaatctcTTGTAGCTCTTGAATTGTGAAGTTTTATTTGTATAGGCAAATTTCAGCTTGTCACAAGAGGGCAGTAAATGAGCATTAATTCTGgaggtagattttttttaaaatttaaaataattttaaaaataaaataaaacttcataATTAAATAAGACATTTAAGTACTGACTTACAAAGTTTCCCcaattttaaaatgctacatTTTATTTGCAGGGCATCTCTAAGCTGTAATCTGTATTTACTCTATGAGAAGCTCAAGCTGCAAGTCTGTCTGCAGAGTGACTTGGACAAATAAAATGTATTACTGCCACTGTAATGTCCTGCTGCTTCAActtaaaataagaattattaTTAGTGGCATGCCACCACTGGCTGGGATAAGATGCCTTATGTTAGGACAGGCCAACATTCAGGCAGGAGAGATGTTCAGTAAGAGCACTTTGATTGATGAGGGTTGTAGTTTTCTGTACCATCTTCCTTCCAGCTGATTAGCAGATCTCAtctgggttggtttttgtgtttgttaaATGTTTTCTGCTGCTACAGAACTCAAATCCAAGGACAGAGGTAGACAAGGATCTTCGTGTAGTCATCAGCTCTTTTGCTGAAATCTGATGGGTGAAATGTTACACGTCTGGGAACTGTTCAGGGCCCATCAGCTGGGCCTGGCCTGTTCCCTGACATGACAAGGGACACTGGCACACCCTCTGTCCTTTCAGGTGGTCATGTTTGTTCATCCCTTCCCCCATGCACAGGAGGCACAGATACTGAACTGTCATCAGGTTACTGCAGAAGACTCTTAGCACAGGATTAAAGGGAAGAGTTAATTGTCTTTTTGTGCCATTCCCAGGGCCAGGTCACTGAAGCCACCCCCATTCAGTTCCAGGTGTCTCACACCTTTCATCCTCTCTACCATGCAGAAGAAGCCAGACCTTCCCTTTGCAGTGTCAGAGCTGAAATATTGTAGTCCAAAGCACATTTGAAATAGAAGTGCCCTGCTAAATAAACATGTTCAATTTACATCCTGCAGATGAAGCAAAAGAAGATAAAGATGAACAAAAGGAGCTGTGTAGTTTCCAGATGTGTCAGGTGGAAATCTTTTTCACAACTAAGTTGTTCCCTGCTTTTGAGCGTGAAATAGTGCTGagagataaaataaaagaaaaaaaaacccaggatgCTGAATTAGCTGAGCTGAGAAAGATccaggctgaggagctggaaaGGTGAGTGTTGAATCTTGTCTGACAGTACTGTTATCCTTTATTTTCCACTagcaaaattactgaaaatgagAGGTGTGTTCAAGAAAGTAATATAGCTTACTGTAGCTGGAAAACAAACTCCCACAGGTTTCATTAGTAACACACAGAATGTAACTCATGTGCTTTCTGCTACTGGCTGGAGTAACAACTACAGGCTGCTTTCAGGTTCCAAACATAGCTCTGGTATTTCCTGGCACTTGGTTCTTGCTCTGTGCAAAGGCAGTTAAGACATATTTGGACTTGAGGGGGTAATTAGAGATTTTCTGCTTCTCTACACTGTGGCAGTTTATGCTGCTCATACTCTGACTAGAGCTAGAGTTGCTTAGCCAGGGGAAACCTGTCTCCCTTCTCTTACAGTACCTTAAATTCAAATTTTGTTCATGCAGACTTATtgctgaaaaagaagaagaagaagaggcaAGAAAGCAAGAAGCAGCTGCATTACAGGAGAGTGTCAGGCTCAGGGAACAAGCCTCATCATCTTGGGAGACACTCCTCTCCTGGAGAAGCCTCCAGCTGAAAAAAGAGGCCTCCAAGAGAGAACCCTCACCAACAAAAAGAGGCTCACGAGGCAGTGAACCTAAGGCAGCACCCACAGGTACCAAGGCAACTgctgacaaaaagaaaaagaaataaatcctcTGCTGGGAACTGCTGAAGCTTCAAGCAAGTACTcttcaaataaaggaaaaaaaaaccaaaaccaaaccaaaacaaccccagaAGACCCACACTTGTAGGAAGCTGTAAGAATGGCTCAACTGTATGCACAAGACTTGCTGGTTTCAGAGGGAGCAGCCTTTTACATAAACTAGCAGGAAGTTACACAATGCAAATGAACACAGATGCTTCTAAAGTGTAACAattattagttttatttttcagcaaaatattCACATAACATATCAGAATGGAATGGTACAGATGAGTTCAGACTGGTTTTTAATTAGTTTGGACATAAacgtttttaaaatttaaaaattttatggTCAGAGTTTACAGATTTTAGTAGAAATTTTGATTCTTACAAAGCAAGTATTGCT
This genomic window from Molothrus aeneus isolate 106 chromosome 16, BPBGC_Maene_1.0, whole genome shotgun sequence contains:
- the LOC136563700 gene encoding radial spoke head 10 homolog B-like isoform X2, translating into MIKGKKKDAKKKDAKKDGKKAAVEKSEESLGTPTDSNLTTLGDLRSDSLGEETPAIPEAPDEEPEVEEPPAPPVTPFHEEPVLAQVIIESYEGEQVDEFYEGEGFICFEGGNTYKGLFSEGRMNGEGTYTWADGVKYEGTFVKNVPTHCGRYTWNDGTVYEGSIRDGLRHGYGIFRSGTHPIFYTGFWCNGKRHGKGTIYFDQEQTSWYAGDWVNNVREGWGFRRYRSGNTYFGQWKKNLRHGHGKMIWLKDKQEYEGEWQCGLQHGSGMHTWFLKRMEMSKYSLLNEYAGNFVKGERHGHGAFLYSDGTMYSGEWAHNKKHGKGIFVSRNGVCFEGEFENDCPVERPARQGSAVKAKKLRATSPRRHFERTAVVNAVGKILVLGSDIDLDVSTLLAFFPREDRENESQKIELAVLRHISKLRKAYYFYSTLGCASSDSTCSMTMLQFWRFLKDCNFHLCSVTLAEIDRLLRGDQSPKDIHDPSDILLFRTFVCYLVHLAFHIYHEKCKDEVPHLQKCFLEMMSRNVLPSACCVQGILYSGGEFSSFAMNYLEKCWEIYEDFCRPCPRPPFDSTVKLRQFLWMLDDFKLLSEQLTAPRVLEIFVKVGASVPGIYGVNLELEMIFLEFFESLLECALVYVTEDMILKKEAQDNKKRSSFEIKELSKATSAMSLTEHSPSQPPRPGEDTELAPQPSLLETLLSFPITPGESKDDVSLPNKDVKEEQDSCPEKELIDEAKEDKDEQKELCSFQMCQVEIFFTTKLFPAFEREIVLRDKIKEKKTQDAELAELRKIQAEELERLIAEKEEEEEARKQEAAALQESVRLREQASSSWETLLSWRSLQLKKEASKREPSPTKRGSRGSEPKAAPTGTKATADKKKKK
- the LOC136563700 gene encoding radial spoke head 10 homolog B-like isoform X1, translating into MIKGKKKDAKKKDAKKDGKKAAVEKSEESLGTPTDSNLTTLGDLRSDSLGEETPAIPEAPDEEPEVEEPPAPPVTPFHEEPVLAQVIIESYEGEQVDEFYEGEGFICFEGGNTYKGLFSEGRMNGEGTYTWADGVKYEGTFVKNVPTHCGRYTWNDGTVYEGSIRDGLRHGYGIFRSGTHPIFYTGFWCNGKRHGKGTIYFDQEQTSWYAGDWVNNVREGWGFRRYRSGNTYFGQWKKNLRHGHGKMIWLKDKQEYEGEWQCGLQHGSGMHTWFLKRMEMSKYSLLNEYAGNFVKGERHGHGAFLYSDGTMYSGEWAHNKKHGKGIFVSRNGVCFEGEFENDCPVERPARQGSAVKAKKLRATSPRRHFGTKRTAVVNAVGKILVLGSDIDLDVSTLLAFFPREDRENESQKIELAVLRHISKLRKAYYFYSTLGCASSDSTCSMTMLQFWRFLKDCNFHLCSVTLAEIDRLLRGDQSPKDIHDPSDILLFRTFVCYLVHLAFHIYHEKCKDEVPHLQKCFLEMMSRNVLPSACCVQGILYSGGEFSSFAMNYLEKCWEIYEDFCRPCPRPPFDSTVKLRQFLWMLDDFKLLSEQLTAPRVLEIFVKVGASVPGIYGVNLELEMIFLEFFESLLECALVYVTEDMILKKEAQDNKKRSSFEIKELSKATSAMSLTEHSPSQPPRPGEDTELAPQPSLLETLLSFPITPGESKDDVSLPNKDVKEEQDSCPEKELIDEAKEDKDEQKELCSFQMCQVEIFFTTKLFPAFEREIVLRDKIKEKKTQDAELAELRKIQAEELERLIAEKEEEEEARKQEAAALQESVRLREQASSSWETLLSWRSLQLKKEASKREPSPTKRGSRGSEPKAAPTGTKATADKKKKK
- the LOC136563700 gene encoding radial spoke head 10 homolog B-like isoform X3, with protein sequence MIKGKKKDAKKKDAKKDGKKAAVEKSEESLGTPTDSNLTTLGDLRSDSLGEETPAIPEAPDEEPEVEEPPAPPVTPFHEEPVLAQVIIESYEGEQVDEFYEGEGFICFEGGNTYKGLFSEGRMNGEGTYTWADGVKYEGTFVKNVPTHCGRYTWNDGTVYEGSIRDGLRHGYGIFRSGTHPIFYTGFWCNGKRHGKGTIYFDQEQTSWYAGDWVNNVREGWGFRRYRSGNTYFGQWKKNLRHGHGKMIWLKDKQEYEGEWQCGLQHGSGMHTWFLKRMEMSKYSLLNEYAGNFVKGERHGHGAFLYSDGTMYSGEWAHNKKHGKGIFVSRNGVCFEGEFENDCPVERPARQGSAVKAKKLRATSPRRHFGDQSPKDIHDPSDILLFRTFVCYLVHLAFHIYHEKCKDEVPHLQKCFLEMMSRNVLPSACCVQGILYSGGEFSSFAMNYLEKCWEIYEDFCRPCPRPPFDSTVKLRQFLWMLDDFKLLSEQLTAPRVLEIFVKVGASVPGIYGVNLELEMIFLEFFESLLECALVYVTEDMILKKEAQDNKKRSSFEIKELSKATSAMSLTEHSPSQPPRPGEDTELAPQPSLLETLLSFPITPGESKDDVSLPNKDVKEEQDSCPEKELIDEAKEDKDEQKELCSFQMCQVEIFFTTKLFPAFEREIVLRDKIKEKKTQDAELAELRKIQAEELERLIAEKEEEEEARKQEAAALQESVRLREQASSSWETLLSWRSLQLKKEASKREPSPTKRGSRGSEPKAAPTGTKATADKKKKK